In Salvelinus alpinus chromosome 36, SLU_Salpinus.1, whole genome shotgun sequence, the genomic stretch TAAACTTAATCTCCACTTAAATTGGATTATTTGTGGCAACATGATTCGTGTACTGTAGGTCTGCGTTTCTCAGGAGTCGTTAAACCCATTACAGTGTTGTAAAGACCAGTGTGACTCCTACCTGATGTAGGGGAATCTCTCTGTGATATTAAAAGTCAAGAACTGTGTTTAGTATTTCAACACTTCAGTGAAAATAAAACTCTTTCCAGAACACACTGTGGAGTTTGACACGAACAGAATGTAGCTATTCAGTTCATGTGTTTTGTTTCTCGCTCTCAGAACGTATGTTTTTTCTGTGTCTGTTACTTGCACCAACAGTACTTTTTTATTATAGACACCATTTCATTGTACATTAGCTTGAGATATCAGTGACCACAGCAAACCAGCCGGTCAGATACTCGCACCGTCCATACGCCCACAGTGCCAAACACCGCCAAGCCGATCGGAAGCAGCACACAGGACCACATTATGATCCACTTAGGTCACCTGGGATAAATTAAACTAGACACCCAGGAGTCATTAAATGATCCTCTTTGCTCTTCTAATGAGTATCTAATTACATATAGACACAAGCTATGGGCTAAATATGTCATATGTTCTCTACTCTGTTTTGGAACACAaagatacagtataatgtactTTAAAAGTTCAAAATTGTAAGCTGAAAAATATTTGCCACTCAGTTCATACGATTATGTTTGTAAATGTGAAACCCTCCATTTAGGATGATATATTTAGGTTACGTTATTAATTAGGTTAGGTCACGTTATTAATGGAATAACACTTGTACAATATCATCCAAATTAGAGGATGCACAGTATCATACGTCTTACCCAGTCGCACAATAGCATATGAATTGGATGAGACCAGGTTGCTTGATGCGCTGTAACAACAAATTTGAATTCTGGGGAGAATTTACGTTGATGGTTAGGGAAACTAACTACAAAGGTTAGGATCATTTACAtgaaggttaggagaactaaaatGACAAAGGTTAGGTGAATTTAAGTAGCAGGttagttttcaagatatgtaactttcaaaatgcaaaatgatgcaaaatgcatcatacaggGAAGATTTCCTGACAAGATTTCCTGACAAGCGAAACATTGTGGGACTACGTTGACAATGTACTAataaaacaaataccaaaagatactttttgggtggagttttccttctGGTTTTGGATAAGGGTTAGGGGACGGGTTAACTCAAATGCATCAGTTATCCCCTACTCAactcgaacacgcaacctttggatcGCTAGATGGTAGTGGGATTACACACCCCACCCGACTGACCAACTGACCGACCCCCCTCCTTTTGTTTCTGTTTTAGTAGGTATCATACGTCTTGGAGGTGCTAAGAAATACATAAAGTATGTTTCATATGGCTCTGAGGCCAGGCTGACAAACATGGCCTGATTGTGCTACCATGTGGTAGAATGGACTAACTACAGTACAGCGTCTCTCTCACCGTCACCCTACAGATTCCTGTAACAGTGAAAGCAATACCATGAGACAACCTACAGAGAGAGGAAACATAGCAACCACCACTGCTGTAGTCAAAAAATGAACAAAGATCAGAAAAATCTCATCAATATTTCCCGTAAACTCAACAGAAACCAAACAAAGAGGTTTAGCTAAGGAGATGCCGCATCAAAGTTAGTAGTATTTTATTAACTAAAAAGAGTAGCAGTTTATTCAACAATAGGTTTAAAATATGTACACTTATGTAAAGCTCATTAGTCAGAGCTGAATGTTCAATTATTATATCATTATTACATTACTGTTCTGTTTATTGTACATTATGATCCCATTATGATCCCATGCTCTGTTTCTCGCTGAGGCCTTGGTTCTGCACGGTGAGCTGGTGACAGTCGATATGACGGAACTCGGATGCAAAGAGGCCAACTAGGACAAAGAAGCACATCACGAGAACCCACTCGGAAATGGACGCCATTGAGCAGTAGCCAGTATCAAAGAGTAGACCCATGGTCACTGAGGAGGAAAGGGGAGTCAAGGAGCACAAGGCAAACAGGTGACAATGTCTAAAATATAGTCGTTTGTAGGGAGGACATACAGtttattatattattttttacttgcAATGTTCTCACTTTATATTCAGGTAAAGAAGCATGATTTAGGattattgtttttttaaataatttacaGTTAGCTCTGTTGATCCTGGATCACCATTCAGCTCTGTTGATCTTGGATCGTCGAGCACTCCCCTtgtgctctcccctctctctgattTATCTCAGCTGATAGATCTGACGTTTAAAGGACACTTGTGATGACCAAGATGGTGCAGATGCTACAGAGGGCAGCTCTGAGAGGCCCCACTCAGCGACGGTCTTTAGAGGGCTGGACTTTATAGGTGAGCCACACCTGCAACCAGAAGTAGGCTCACAAAGAAGGCCAGAAAAGCCCCGAACACATGGATGCCAAACAACACAGATTGCTGAaagaggtggatggagagagaaatggTGGTGAGAGGGAAAGAGCCAGGCAGGATATTGTCAACCATATATGGGGGTATATCAATGTCATCTTTTTATGGGAACATGCTAGGATTTGGTGCGATATTGGGATTCGTATGAAGATAATACTGTAGTTATAGTATCCTATTGTAATCGTAAAGCGATACCCGGACGCTGCCGAGGATGGAGATGCCCAGAGATGAGACGACCTGCTGAAACCGGATCAACACAGGACTgacagagatagggagaggaaaagagagagaaaaaagagagagaggggtgtagaggagggtagagtagggAGGATAGAAGGGAGAAGAAGGTTGAAGTGACATACGAAAGACAAGAAAGAATAATAAAGTGGTATGAACCAACGTGTAAGTGCTGAATAAATTCACTTACTCAAGACAGCACAGATGTTGCAGAGCTGGTAAAAAAGATACAGCTCTGTGGATCATAGGTGTCGCATTCACCGGAAGACAAAATTCACATTTGAATTATTTACAAATCGGGAAACGACTTGGTAATGAAATATTGACTTCGAGACAATGAGCCACCCGTGTGTGTATATGGTATTGTGGCATTGTGGGCTCATTAACATTTCCCAGCATGTTTtgttagtgtttataacagttTAACTGTGGTAGTGCCTCTATTGACAGAGTCCAAATACACAGCGGAATTCGGGGTAAACCCTTTACAGTGACCAGCGTCACTCTTACCTGATGTAGGGGAATCTCGCTGTGATATTAACAGTCTCATTTGATACAGCGATACCAAACCTGGGAAGAACAAGTACTGTCTTTAGTATATCAATATTTCAGTGATTTTCTGTTTGGAATTTGCACTGATAGTAGGTTTCTTATCAATACCATCTCATTGTACCGTAGCATAAGACCACACTATTATTCTATCTAGAGAAGTAGCTGGAGAGGAGACCTGTCTGTTAGATACTCACACCACCCACATTCCCACAGTGCCAAAAACCGGCAAGCAGATTGGAAGCAGCGCCCAGATTATTGTTTACTTACGTCACCTGGGAAGGATGAAACGAGACACCTGAGACACCCAGATACACTTTAGACCAATTTCAATAAAAAGGGACAAAGGTCCACAACTAAGGAACTCAGGAATTCATAAAAACATCTTACCCCATGACACTTCAAATGGTGACTATCCCAGAAAAAGAAACACAGATGTCTGCAATGATCTTTGAGGTTTATTGACGGGACAAACACACCGTCTTACAATCAGGCATGTCAGACACCTGCCTCAGAGCCTTAGACAGGAAACTGTCAGAGGCACCTATAACCTGGTTACAGTGTCCCAAGAATAGTCAAACAAAACTAAGGTTAATCATTGTATGTTGAAGTGAGTATATGCTTGGTGGTGCCACCATGTGGTAGAATTGATTAAGTGCAGTACAGCACCTCTGCATCACCCTCAGACACAGATTCCTGTAACAGTGAAACCATTACTAAGTGACAACCAACAGAGGAATGAAACACAGCATCCATCACTGCAGCAGTCAAAACTTTGAAGACAAATTCTCCCCTTTCAACAGAAACAAAGATGTAGGCTCTAGGTGAATAGATGCTGCAGACTACTTACTCCGAAGCTAATCTTGACCTGTATTTTCTGCAATGACGCTCAGGGTTGACTGAGTGGAGCTAATCTTGACCTGTATTTTCTGCAATAACACTCAGGGTTGACTGAGACGAGGCAAATCTTGACCTGTATTTTCTGCAATAACACTCAGGGTTGACTGAGACGAGGCAAATCTTGACCTGTATTTTCTGCAATAACGCTCGGGTTTGACTGAGACGAAGCTAATCTTGACCTGTATTTTCTGCAATAACACTCAGGGTTGACTGAGACGAGGCAAATCTTGACCTGTATTTTCTGCAATAACGCTCGGGTTTGACTGAGACGAAGCTAATCTTGACCTGTATTTTCTGCAATAACACTCAGGGTTGACTGAGACGAGGCAAATCTTGCCCTGTATTTTCTGCAATAACGCTCGGGTTTGACTGAGACGAAGCTAATCTTGACCTGTATTTTCTGCAATAACGCTCAGGGTTGACTGAGACATCATGTAGCATGCTGTCTTTCTAATGCAGTGTGAAACAGTCAGTCTTCACCTTCAGCTCAATAGCCTGGCTAAACGGACTGACAAAAACAGAGCCTGAAAACACTGCAATGTTCTCCTTGGCAGGCAGTCAATCAGTCTGTGCGGCTGCAACGGCGGAGGACTGGCTGTGTTCAGGAGAGTGCAATGTTAAAAaaaacgttcagatagaaattgGTTATGTAGAACAGCTATACTTATGTCACATAGAATTGGGTGTCATGCCACGTCTATAAATtgtatttctatctgcaacgttcatAATGGGTAGTTCTGAGGACAATGAAGGGCAGCGCAGCTGACAGCCAACCCCTGCAAACAGCACTCACCTAGAGTAAATCAGGAAGTGGTGAGTTTCCCAAAGGTATTCTTTATGTTTTTTAGAAACCCACACCCAAGGCTGCTTGTCCTAAAGGCTTGGACACATAGTGCTAATATGCCTATTTAATCAGAAACACTAACAATAGCACTGAAAACAGATTTGGTACTATATATCAACAATATGGACCTTTGCACTGCACATTGATTGTTTAAatgtttgtaaaaaatatatcTGATATAACTGctgttttaaaatgtgtttgcACTGAGAAaacaaatgtaatgtttttttttttgatgACAGACACTGATGGAAGGCTCGATATTCTCTGTACAGTATGTTTAaagtaacattttatttaacaTCAGCAAAATTAAAAACACTTAGTTACGTAAACCCTCATCAGACACTTATGTAAACCCTCATGACTTGAAAAAGTATCCATTCCTGTATCATATCTTCTTCTACATAAATAGTGTGGATATGTTTACAGTGTTCATGTCTTGATGTGACATTTAAATCATTTCTGTTGGTACAAAAATAAAAACCAAAAGGGGAGAAAATCTTAGATCTGCTTGACTGAATAACAGTACAAGAAGACAATTCGATTTGTGATACAAAAATCATTATCTGGAAGCCACGCCCCCTAATAGGCCACGCCTCATGAAAATAACCTGGATTACATTTGAAAAAAAACTACCAATGTTTAAATTAACCCATGTTTGGGTATTCCAAACAACCCAACATGTTGGGTTATTCACGCAACCCAACTAGCTGGGTCAAAATAACCTAGTGTGTGTCTTTAGATGTTAAGCTATGAACAGTGTATCAATGCATGATCATTGTCACGGtctcatttgtatttgtatttaactaggcaagtcagttaagaacaaattcttattttcaatgacggcctaggaacagtgggttgttcaggggcagaacgacagatttttcccccccttgtcagctcggggattcgatcttgcaacctttcaggttactagtccaacgctctaaccacttggctacctgcctcATTGGCTGTACTATGAAACATCATTCATTCTGACCACTCCGTTGGTGCTCTGTGTCTTCAGACGTTGTTTCTGCACGGTGAGCTGGTGGAAGTCGATGTGACGGAACTCGGACCCAAAGAGGCCAAAAAGGACAAAGAAGGACATGACCAAGGCCCACTCGCAAATGGCCGCTCCAGATTTGTAGCCGGTATTATGAAGTATAGCCACTGGGGAGGGAAAGGCCAGTCAAGGAGCAACAACACAAGCAGATGACCTGTCAATGTCTAAACGATGCAGTTTGTATACAGTCTCATTCCCAGCTAAGTGTAGTGTACACCTCTGTTCTGCCAATCTGGTCAGGGAATATACACTACAACCTCCATTGTTTTTGTGTCATATTTTCACCGGTATTCAAGTTGATATATTTAGCAAAAACACGGTTCAGCATGCATCAACAGTGAGTAATAGATGTTTTATCTATTCCTACATGAAGTTATATCTGTAAGGATACTGGTGATGACCAGGACGGTGCAGATGCTACAGAATGTAGCTCGAAGAGGTCCAACCCAGTGACGGTCTTTAAAGGGATGGGCTTTGTAGCAGAGCCACACCTGCAGCCAGAAGTAGGCCAGGCCCACGAAGAACGCCAGGAACGCTCCCAACAAGTGGATCCCCATCACTACAGATTGCtgaaagagagggatgaagggatgggaGAGAATATGGAATGAAGGAGATATTGTCAGCAATTATCAGGGTATAACAATATGTCTACTTTTTATGTGTACATGCAAGGGGTGGaggatatttaagcaataaggcccgaggaggtgtggtatatggccaatataccacggttaagggctgttcttacacacgacgcaacgcagagtgcctggacacagcccttagccgtgatgTATTGGCATTATaacacaaacccccaaggtgccttattgctattacagtggcttgcgaaagtattcacccccttggcatttttcctattttgttgccttacaacctggaattaaaatatatttcttTGGGGTttttatcatttgatttacacaacatgcctaggcactgtataaactggttaccaacgtaattagagcagtaaaaataaatgtttttttcgtACCTGTggaatacggtctgatataccatggctgtcagccaatcagcattcagggctcgaaccacccagtttataataggaCTTGTATCACAATAATAGGGAGATATTATAATAGTATTGCGATAACTGCCTTCATCACAATAGTTTACACTGAAGTGAGATTCTAAACGATACCTGGAAGTTTCCGATGAGGGAGATGCCCACACAGGAGATGAAGCCCAGTACGATACTGGCGATGTTCACCTTGCTGTTCTGACCATAGTCCCTGACCTGCTGAAACCGGATCACCACAACCCACAgggctgacacagagagagaagggggtatTAAGTAagagtgggagtgtgtgtgtgtgtgtgtctattcacTTACCCAAGACAGCACAGACGTTGCAGATCTGAGCAAAGATGCAGCTCTGTGGATTATAGGTGCCACACTCACTGTGGAACACAAATTCACATTTCAATTCTCTACGATTAGAAACACAACATCAGACGTAACAGCCTCATAATGTGTATTGGTTATTGTAACAATACAAACCTTATTGTTTCCCTTCTCATACTTTATGTAAAAAATGTGTCTTAGTTTAGGATGATTTGaagcaaaaaaaataataaaaaaaaataattatagTGTAACTCAATGAAGTTGCTTATACATGATGTGGACATGAAGTGCAAAAAAGCTAATATAAGTACCGTTGACATGCAGACAGGTAAACacaaccaaagcatggattgctgtcataccttgtccatagaaaaccaatgtcattttgtaatttgggtgaactttaATGCTCCATGCTAGCTATGCATGCCGCCACGGGTCCTCTCCAAATATTACCACTGCACCATTGAGCAcgtcctgacgggttgcatctgGGCCTGGGACTGTgtatgtctgtgcatgtgtgctaCGGTGTGGAGAATCAgatcaggtggtcagtccagtgcaagtgttcagcagtctgatggcttgtggatagaaactgtctctgagcctgttggtatcagacctcatgctccgataccgtcCTCCGGCCACGAC encodes the following:
- the LOC139564767 gene encoding modulator of macroautophagy TMEM150B-like — its product is MWLWALLPICLAVFGTVGIWVVFGIAVSNETVNITDRFPYISECGTYNPQSCIFAQICNVCAVLALWVVVIRFQQVRDYGQNSKVNIASIVLGFISCVGISLIGNFQQSVVMGIHLLGAFLAFFVGLAYFWLQVWLCYKAHPFKDRHWVGPLRATFCSICTVLVITMAILHNTGYKSGAAICEWALVMSFFVLFGLFGSEFRHIDFHQLTVQKQRLKTQSTNGVVRMNDVS